TGATAGAAGAAAAGCCTGTATCTCGTTGATGCCGACATAAGAGACAAACGACAAACCCAGCGCGGCAATCACACGGCCTGCAACGTTCATCAAAACGCCTGTAATCAGGTTACCCCACATTTCAAAGCTCCTTAACCGCGCCGTATGCCACAAAGCCGCAGGTAATGATGGTGGCGGTTATCAAAATCGGGCGTATCAAGCGTAAGACATTACAAATATAGGCATAATCAAATTCAAAGCTGCCCAATGCGCCGAACTAAAAGGAAACGTTTTCAGGGCAGACGCCGTCTGTACTGAATACGTCAAGCGGTTTCAATTCCAAATCTATACCGTTTTCGGGTATATCCAAATCTTCGTAATCGGCACTGCCCAAATCCGCGCATTGCGCCGCTTGCGGGTTTCTCTCGCAGAAATCGCGCTGTTGCGGGTTCTGCTGATTGTTCTGTTGGTTCTGCTGGTTTTGCTGATTCCCTGTTTGGTTCGGTACCGTTTGAGACGGGTTGGCGGCATCGGCCACGGCAGGGTTTGACGGATTGGCCGCATCGGGGGTAACGGGAGAGCGTGTCGGGGCTTGACTGCTGTTGGCTTTCAAATCGGGACGCGGAATAATCCTTGTGGTTACGCTGCCGTCATTATTTACCGTAACTTCGGTTTGCTGGGCTTGGTTGCTGCCCATAGGTGTATAAGGTGCGCTTTTCACGGTATTTTTTTGAACGCTTTTTGATGTGGTTGCTTCATCTACCACGCTTTTTCGTATCACTTGTTTGCCCGTACCGTCTGTTTGGGTCGGCGGAGGTGAATCTGTCGGGGCAGTAGGAGCGGTGTTGGCGGCAATGCGGACCAACTGGTTCATCATTTCGCGATGGTTGGTTTGCTGGTTTTCAAACATGCGCCGCAGAATTTGCTCGACTTCACCACCTGAAAGGTTCATATCTTCAGCAGTAGGCGGTGTCGGTTCGGGTGTATTCACACTGACCAAATCTGTATTCACAGCCGCAACACCCGAGCCTTTCAAACTACCCGGCAAATAGGAATCCAAAAACGAAGATTTAATAATTGTTCTGCGGCCTTTACTGTCATATCTCGCAATTGAAGTTGATTGTTTATCAGTATAAGCCCCTAGCCTTTTATATTTGCTTCGAACGGGTTCTACGCCGTAGTCTGTATAGTTCAATACGACTTGGTAAACTTCGTTACCTTTTTTTGCCGCTTCCTTCGCCTGCTCGTGCCTGGCTTTGGCTTCGGCAGCATTTGCGGCAGTGTCGGCGGCTTTTTTTAATGCGGCATTACCAACCGCATTACCAACATCTCCGTTTCTTTCTGCGGTTTTTTGTGCAGAAGCGGCAGCAGCGGCAGCAGAACCCAGCCCCGAAGAAGAAGCCCCGCCGCTAACAGACGGATTGGAGGGGTTGCCCGGTCGGGCAGGTGTGCCTGTTGATGGTGAAGACGGGTTGGCTGTTGACGGTGATGATGGATTCCCTTTGTTGTAGGAAGGGCTTGACGGATTTCCCCCGCCATACATTTCTTTATGGAAATTGTCAGCAGATTCTTGCAACTTTTTAATAGTGTTTGAAACCGAAGACGGATTACCGCCCGTAATATTCGAGCCGGTCGCATTATCGACAACGCCCCAAACAGACCCCAAAACCCCACCACTCAAAGCATCAAGTGTTGTTGCAACTCCGCCAGCAACAGACCGCCCCATATCACCAAAGCGGCCATCTTTATAATCATTAACTGACTGATTACCATATTTTGAAATACCTTCAGCAAGACTATTTCCAACATAACTTGCAATCACAGCAGCATTGGCCGTTTGCGTAATTCTTGACGGCACTTTTACCTTGTTGCCGTATTTATCAGTAACCACCACATTGGTGTTTCGCGTACCTGTTACCGTCTGACCGTTGGTGGTTACGGTCGGTTTTCCCTGCGGGCGGTTCTCTACTTTCAATACCCCCGTTTTGGGGTTGTAGCCCTGATTCAGCAAGGCTTGGCCGCTTGGGAAGCTGGTATCTATCTGTTTGTGGTATGCGGTCGGGGGCGTGGGTACGTCTGCCCATGCGGCCAGCGGGCTTAACGCAGCGTTAAGGCTGAAACAAGTAAGCACAGCGAGCCGCAAAGAGCGGGAAGCAGTCCAAGTGCAAATTCCATTTCGGGTAACATTTCTCATCTTTCTTCAGTTCCGTCATTTCCCATCATTCCGACCGCTTTTACGGCCACCACAACCACAAACAGCACGGCAGCGGCTGTTGACAGCCCTATGCCTATTTCCTTTCCTGCTTGATGGTATTGACCATATTCACATTGAGGGAAAGTCAACTTTACGGGCTGTTCTTTGTAAACCCACGTTTTGCCTTTAAAAACGGGGTGGTGTAACACCCCGTCTTTGTCGATTGTAGGCAAAACTTGGGTCATCACGGCGTTTGTTGCTTCTTCATGCGTTTGATGGCAGATTCGGCCTACCTGATAACCCATGACTGCACCTTAGCCTACAGAGTCTGCACCGCGTTTGCCGATGCGCACGAGCGCAAAGGCAATAGAGATGCCCACTACTACCGCACCAATCGACAAAACACCTGCTTTCAAACCGCCGGTTTCGGTTTTGACGGCACCAAGCAGATCGGCATCATCGGCCAATGCAACGGCTGGCATGGCGGTCATTGTGGCGACTGCCATAGCTTTATACATTTTGTCTTTCAGGTTTTTCATGATTTTTTCCTTTCAAAGTTTAGTAAGTAAAAACAGGTCGGCGGTGTTTAAGGGGTCAATTCAAGGCACACCGCCCAAGCCCTGAATCTTTGTTCAGCTTTCGTCCGAGTAGTACACGTTGTCTTTAAAGGCGCGCGGGAATACGCGCACGGTCAAGAGTTGGTTTTGCTGTAACTGCCGTCATCGTTTTTGCGCTCTCTCACCATCATGCGGTGGTCAAAGGCGGCGGTCATGTAAATGCCTTGAACGGGCGGCTGCGGGGTTGGGGTTTTGTTGCTCATGGCTTTTCCTTTCTTAAGGCCGCTTTCCGATAATTCCGCGGTTCAAAAATGCCCATTTGGGGCTGATGGTTTCACTTAAAACGATGTTGTAATTCTCTTCGGTTATATCGGGTATCACCAATCCCCTGACTTCAACGGCATCTTTTGAGATACGGCCCAACGGCCACAACCCGGTTTTGCAGCTTGCGCCGCCATCGGGCCGAACCGGCAGAGCGGAACGAAAAGTTTGATGTGGCAATCTTCCAAAGGCTTTTTTTGTCAATGGTGGTGCGGATAAGCCTATAGCCCTTGTCTTCGGGAAGACGGCTGTCAATATGCTTGGCAATGTACTTGGCGACATAGCGCGACAAGCCTTTGCTGTTGGTTTTGACCGGCAGCAGTTCGGCGCGGCCGAAACCGTATCTGCCCACGTTTTCTCGTATCAGCTTCCAAAACCGGCGCAATGCGGGGTTGGCACTTTGGTAGCCACGGGCGGCAATCGTGGCAAAGTTCAGCCCACGCCGTATCTTCACGGGTGTTTACGATTAGGTGGAAGTGAATACGGCCTTTCTTGGTGCGCCCATACACGCAGATGCAGTGTTTGAAATGTTTACTCAGAAAGTTTGTGCGCAGACTGTGAAAGCGGCGGCCGGCTTCTTTTACGTCCTGCACGTCATCGGCAAAGGTTAGAGTTAAAAAGCCGACATGGTTTAGGCCAAATGTTTGTATGAATTGGTGTACGTTTAATTCCAACGCGGTTGCAGATTTCTTGTGCGAAGTCGAAAACACATTCAGTTTTGCGCTCTCTTTTGCCGCTTCGCTTTCAAACCTTTCATGAAATTTTGGCAATTGCTTGTTTTTACTGCCTTTCATGCCTGCAGCATGATTCCCGATGCAGTTGTTACTATTAAGACAAGAAAGCGCGCCGCGCTTCGCGCTTTGCGCCGCTACGGCGCATACATCACAGACGCAGCCCAAAACGCCCGAAAAAGCGGACGTTTGGCGGTACTGGCGGCATTCGGGGCAGCAGCGGGTACTCATGGACACACCCCCCGCTTCAATCCAAGATTGGCCGCCTAATTTGCAGGCCGGCAAAGCCAAATCGTGATGGATTTGGCCGGCAAACCCAAAACCATGCGGGCATGGGTTTGCAGGTTCGTTTTTTGTGAGCATGATTTTTCCGGCTTCGATTAGCTGCAGATTCCAACCGCCGCCGAAACGGGCGGGGTTGGGCTTGATTCTGTACGTTCTGTGCGCCATCTCAAGAACCCGCTTTCGCCATCACATGACAGTCAATCAGTTTCTTAACGGTCATACGCCCGAACGTGTCGGCTTCAGACAGGGTTTTGTTCGGCAGGTCAGGGTTTCGGATAGGAAAATTGACGGTTTGCAGACAAACGCAATCGTTATTTGATTCACGGAATACGCGGACGATGTAGGCTTTGGGAAAAATTTCGGGTTCGGGCGTTACGGTGTAGTAAGCTAATGACATTTCAGACCCCTTTGAAAGTCGGTTGTTCGGACTTGTCAAGGGGTAGAATGTAAAAATGCACCCCTTTTCATGGGGTGCAATATATAAGGCCGTCTGAAAACCATTTCAGACGGCCTTTGGGATTCTCAGGAAACTCAGGCGGCGGAAACGGTAAAGCGCTGGTGCAGGTGTGCCTTGTTCTCCACATCGTCGGCAATGGCGACGGCTAAGTCGGCCACGCTGATGCCTGCAGGCAGATCGTTGTTTTCCATCAGCAAATCATCTTTGCCCAAGCGGTAGCGGCCGGTGCGCTCTTCGCTGTAGCCGGCATCGGCACCCAAGCGGGCAGGCGGTGAAACAAAGGCCCAGTTTACATCGTTGCGCTGTTGCAAATCGGCCAGCAGATGGCGGGCGGCATTGGCACCTTCATAGATTTCTTTGGGGAAGTCAGGCGTATCAATCACCTGCAGGCCGGGGGCGGCATAGAGGCTGCCCGCGCCGCCGACCATCAACAAATAAGGCACCTGCGCGGCTTTGGCGGCTTCGACAATAGCATGGGCACCGCGTGTAAAATCCGCGCCGATATTGGGGTTGCCCCAGCCGGGGTTAAACGCGCTCACCACCGCATCGAAGCCTTTCAGACGGCTAGAGAAGCCAGCGGCGGTTACATCGGCGGCTTCTGCGCAGACATTGCCGGCCTGAAATACTTTATCGGTGTTGCGGGCAAAAGCGGTTACTTCGTGGCCGCGCGAAGCTAGCTCCTGCACCACAGCGTTGCCCACATAACCGGTTGCGCCGATAACTGCGATTTTCATCATCTTTCCTTTCATTAATGTTTTGTTAAGGTGAGTGCAGTATAAGGCCGCTTGAAACACTTGATAATCCCCGTTTTGCTAATTATATTGTTAAGCACAACTAAACAATTGAAGGACATTTGAACCATGCACGACATCAAACCGCTGTTGGTATTTGCCGCCGTGCTAGAGCAGGGCAGTATGAACGCCGCTGCCGCCGCGCTGGGCATGACGCCTTCCGCGGTCAGCCAGCACATCACCCGCCTGGAAAGCCTGCACGGCGTGAAACTGCTCCGGCGCAGCACCCGCCGCCTGGCGCCCACCGATGCGGGGCGGGCATTGCTGGCGCACTGCCACCGCCTGCGGCACACGCTGGCCGATATGAAAACCGCGCTGAACAATCTGAAAACCGAGGCGGCAGGCGAAGTGCATCTGGCCGCCACCTCCGGCATGGTCGGCACGCCGATGTTTCAGACGGCTTTAAAACGTCTGCAGCGCGAATATCCCGATATCCGCCCCGTGCTGCATATCGGCGACCGCTTAATCGATATGCAGCAGGGCGGCATCGATATTGCCATACGCGGCGGCGAGCATGCGCTTGACGATGCCGACCTGATTGCCCGCCATCTGGTGTCGTGGCGGTGGCAGATTTTCGCCGCCCCCGATTATTTGGCGCGCCATCCGCCGATCGAGCGCCCCGAGCAGCTCCACCGCCACAGCTGGCTGCATTTCGTGCCGGTGCGCGCCACGCTCAGGTGCGCAGCAGAAAGTTATCTGCTCGATATTGCCGACAGTATGCCGTGCAGCCAGCTTTCTGCCGTGTGCGCCCTCACCGTGGGCGGAATAGGGCTGTCGATGCAGCTTGGGGGCGAGGTGCGGCAATATGTGCAGCAGGGCAGCCTTGAAGTAGTGCTGCCGCAGTGGCTGGCACCGGTGGTGAATATTTATGCGGTAACTTCCTATCGTGTGCAGTCGGCCAAAACCGAGGCCGTGTTGAAAATTCTGCAGCAAGTGTCGGCGGCAGACGACCGGAGCGTGGCAGAATCGGGCAAAACTACAGATCAGGCCGTCTGAACATTCTTTCAGACGGCCTCGGGTGAAAGCTTAGCCGGATGGCGAGAAACTGCAATATTGAGATCAGCGGAGTGTGCAGCAACACAAGCCCGATTGCCAAAATCCGGCACCGGCGGATATTTCACTGTAAATAAATCAAAGGCAGCGGCCTTTGAAAAAATATTTCAAGGCCTGAAAGACTGAAACAGCATCATTGTCGCGCAGAAAGGAATGTAGATTAAAATATTAAAGTGTTGATTAAACAACCTGGATGCCGGAAGCCTAGATTTTCGCCTGCGTGGTCATGGCAATAACGGCAGATAAACTTTCTTATGATGTGTTTTTGAATATTGTAAGATTTCGACCATCTGAAAACCTTTCAGACGGCCTTAGCAACCGGGTAGAAATAAATCTGAAAGAATTGACACTAGACACAACGTTATGGACGACCTTATTTAAATGAATGGTGGCGGCTTGCTCTGCAGCGTTATCTCTACATCGCTTTGTATAGTTATAGTGTATCCACTTTATTTTGACTAAGAAGCAGTAAGCCGCAAACAGTGCAGCGAGTACAGAACCGGTTCTGTTGTAGCTTGGGCGGTTGACAAAATTGTTCTCTTTGAGCTAAAACGCAGTAACACCGTAACGGAAATAAAATGGATTCAGCATAACGGTGTCTGATTGGAGTGTGGATAGGATGGTTTGGTCAAAAAGGCCGTCTGAAACAGTTTCAGACGGCCTTTGTCATGACGGCGGCAAATAGACAGATTAGCGGCGGTTTACCTGGCTGCCGATTACGCCGCCCAACGCCGCGCCGCCGAGAGTGGAGCCGGTGTCGCCGCCGATCAGATTGCCAGCTACGCCGCCGATAACGGCACCGGTGGCAGTGTTGCGTTGGGTGCGGCTCATGCTCTCGCAGGCGGTGAGCGAGCCGGCAACGGCGAGCAGAGCAATAGCTTTAACGATGGTTGATTTCATAGTATCCTCCTTAAGAAAGGTGTTATATTTCGGGAAGCCCGTAAAAGGGCAGGCTCCCTGTAAGAGCGCCCGCAGTATGGCATAGGCCGCTGATAAAGGTATATCGACAGGGGTAAAGAGTTTTAAAACTGGGCAAGAGTTTGAAATTATATTTTATGAGCGTTTATTCTGTTGCACATATCATACATTTATTTTGCGCCATCGTTTTTGTGGGCGGCGTTTTCTTTGAAACGCTGGTGTTGTCGGCTATACACAGCAAAGATGTACCGAGGGAGGCGCGCAGAACGGTAGAAAAAGCCATTATGCGGCGGGCGGTGCGGGTGATGCCGTGGGTGGTGGGCAGTGTGTTTCTGTCGGGGTTGACAATGGCACACCGTTATGCTGCCGCATTCGCCGCACCATTTTCCGCCCCGTTCAACACTCAGCTGTGTTTGAAAGCGTTGCTGGCGTTTGGTGTGTTAGCGCACTTTCTGATTGCCATAATCAAAATGCGGCGCAATACACTCACAGCAGCTTGGTCAAAATATATCCATCTGGCGGTATTTTGCCAGATGGTGTTGATTGTGCTTCTGGCGAAAACCATGTTTTATATAGCTTGGTAGGCAGGCTGCGCAATGATGTATGCGATGGCATTGTAATTCATTAAATAATTTGCACTTTTTGTTTTTCTTAGATGCCCGCTATAGGATTTTGGAAAGATATTGAACAATATCCAAAGGAACGGTCAAGCTGTATCGTTTTCATAGGCTGCTGCTGAAACCCATTGAGATAAATATACAAGAGTCTCTGAGCTAAATGGGATTCAGCCAGATGGTGGTGGATGCTATGGAATAGTGGACTTGAAACAATGTTACTAGTGAAATAAAGTGAACGGGCAGATTGCCCGTTTTATTTTTAAAGGCCGCTTTTGAGGGATTCGATGGCGATGGTGGTGTCGATGAGTTTCTTTTCGGCTTCGATTTTACCGCCGAAGTAGTGGATGGCGGCATATTTTTTATTACTGCCGATACGGGCAAAGCCGTTTCCGATCTGGGTGCTGATGCCGGCGGCGATCCGGCCGGATAATTGCAGGGTTTTGCCGCCGTTGTCGGCAACGCGCCGGCTTCTCTTCCATTTTTGCCCACCCCAGCCCTCACTTTCGAAGTTGTCTTCCGTGAGTGAGACCATTTCGGTAGCGATGGCACGCATCACGGGGCGGGTGTCGGTGGCGTTTTTCAACAGTTGGCTGAGACCGTGTTCGAGTTGACTGGCATCTAAGCTGATTTCAAGCATCTAAATCCACCAGTTTATAATTAAAAAATGCGGCGAGTTTCCGCATCATATCCAATGCTTGAAAATCGTCAATGATGACGTTGATTTCCCCGAAGTCCAACACTATGGTGTTGTCGTCTTTTAAATTTCTTCCCACATCCACACTGTCTTCAATAGTGTAGGCTGCCCGATAAATATCCCGGCTTAAGTCCAACTCTGCCATCTTTACCCTTTCAGTAAATCCAACACCCAAGCCAGCACGGCTTTGGGTAGGCTGTTTTTAAAACGTTTGTCTGCCGCCAGCTCTTTCATGGCGGTGCGGGCGATGTCGGGGTGGACGGCCCGGGCTTTTTCGGCGGCCACCCGCGCCATGCGGCTGAGCATGGCTTTGCCCTGATTGGCATTGAAGCCGGCGTTGGGTGCCACAAAGGTGCCGTTGATGCGGATGCCGGTGCGTTGGGCATAGCGCTCTTCGCCGGTGTATTCGTTGGTGCGGATATCGACCGTTATCGTTTCCAATTTGGGGCTGGGCAGCACTTTGGCCGCACCGCGCGCTTCGGAGAGCGGTTTGACGCGGCAGCGGCAACGGTAATCCAGCGGCGGATAGCGGGTATCCCAAACCGGGTCAGTGGCGGCGTACACCTTGCCGTGCAGCAGGCGGTGGCTTTCGCGGGTGCGGCTGTTGTTGACGGCCACATATTGCCAATACGGGTGTGTGTCTGCCGAATCCATCATTTCGGCATAGCGTCCGGCCACGTAGGCCGACTGCATATTGGTGAGGTAGATGGTTTTCAGGCGGTGCGGGCTGCCGAGCGTGGCCGTCTGAACCTCTCCCGTGTCGGGATTGGACACCTCTTTACGCCCCCACCAGCCTTTGGCTTGCAACACTGGTGTCAGTTCACGACCGAAATCTTCTAATGTTTGGCCGTTTTCCAATGCTTTGAGTGCCGCACTGTATATATCGTCCAACACATCCATCTTGGCCGTTTTGGCGACAGTAAAGGCGGTGGCATGGGCATCATCCAGCATATCCTGCCAATCCCAAGACACGTGATGGCCTTTCTGTTTCAGATAGGCCACGGCGGCCTCGGGCTGCATACCGAACACGGCTTTGATGTCTTCGGGGTTCATCTGCCCATCTCCTGAGCCGCTTCAATCTTGCCGACCAGGCCCGATAAAAATATCAGCCTGGCCAGCTCGTTTTGCAGGGCTTTGTCGTCCATATCCGGGTAAGCGGCGGTCAGACGGTCGAGCAGGTTGTCGGCGGTTTCGCCTTTTTTCAGTTCGGCCACCAAAGCATCGGTCAAGGCGCGGCCTTGCACATTCAGACGGCCTGCATCGGGGGGAGTGTCGGGTCGGTATGGCATCCGCCGACCGAGGCGCATCCCTTTGGGGGATAACCCTTCATTTCTGACCATATTCATGGAATTAAAATTTAGATTCAAATAGTTACAATCAAAATGGCAGCCGGAGATGCCTGGCCCAGCCGGCCGATGCCGCCCTCCTCGTGAAGAATATAACGTGATGCCTATTTGTGCTTGGCAGCGCGCTCTAGAGAAAAAAACGTTAGCGGTGTTTTTTTACCGCGCTCCTGCAGATAGTATTTCATGACTTTCAATTTGAATCTGTTTGAATACTTTTGCCATAAAAAACTGCACCATATTGAGAAATAGAGCCTGACTTTTGGGGACAGTTCACGAGAGCGGCGTGCTTCGGTTTTACATGAACAGAAAGAACGGCAGCTTCGCTATGCACGGATAAGGTAGAATCTATATTCACTACTGCCGTCTGTAAAACCACCATATTCAAGTGAATGCGGTAGCCATGTTTCACAGATGCTGCATGGATTGCAGCCATGCCGATGGAGCATTGCATAACCGTAGTCGGCATCCGGTCTGCGATTAAAGCCGAGTCCGCATACCGCTTGAAATCACGTTCAGACGGCCGTATAGTGAAAGCCGTGCCAAACTGCTGCTGAAGCGGTTTGGTATGAACGATGCCGCATCATTCAATTTCACCGCCAACATCAGACCATTATGCAGAATATTCACGATTACGTCCGCCAAACTGCCGCTGCCGCCAAACAGGCTTTTTATGATATGGGGGCTGCTGCCACAGCACAGAAAAATGCCGCACTGCTGCGCATGGCCGAGCTGATAAAGCAAAACAGTTCAGCAATTGCCGCCGCCAATGCACAAGATATGGAACAGGCCGCCGCCAAAGGCTTGGAGCCAGCGCTGCTTGACCGTTTGAAGCTGACGGAAAGCGTGGTTGAAAATATGTGCGAAGGTTTGCGCCAAGTGGCCGCTTTGCCCGACCCTGTGGGAGAGATGGACGAATTCCGCCTGCGCCCCAATGGTTTGCAGATCGGTAAAATGCGCGTTCCCCTGGGCGTTATCGGCATGATTTACGAATCCCGCCCCAACGTAACCATCGATGCTGCCGCCCTGTGTTTGAAATCGGGCAACGCCTGCGTGTTGCGCGGCGGCAGCGAGGCTTTTCACAGCAATATGGCCATCGCCGGGCTGATAACCCAAGCCTTGCGCGAAAACAGCCTTCCAGCGGCTGCGGTCAGCCTGATTGAAAACACCAGCCGAGAAAGCGTAGGAGTGATGCTGCAAAGCGCTGATTTAATCGATGTGATTATCCCGCGCGGCGGCAAATCATTGGTGGAGCGTATCAGTGCAGAAGCGCGCGTGCCCGTTATCAAGCATCTTGACGGCATTTGCCATGTGTATATCGACCGTGCCGCCGATGCACAAAAAGCGCTGGATATCGCCTTTAACGCCAAAACCTCGCGCTACGGCACCTGCAACACTATGGAAACACTGCTGGTGCACGAAAGCCGCGCCGCCGAAATCCTGCCACCGCTGGCCGCAAAATATGCCGCAAAAGGCGTGGAATTGCGCGGCTGTGCGCGCACACGCGCCATTCTGCCCGATATTCAGACGGCCTCAAGCAAAGATTGGGACACCGAATACCTCGCCCCCATATTGGCGGTTAAAGTGGTGGAGAGCCTATCCGAAGCCATTGTCCA
This genomic interval from Neisseria musculi contains the following:
- a CDS encoding glutamate-5-semialdehyde dehydrogenase; amino-acid sequence: MQNIHDYVRQTAAAAKQAFYDMGAAATAQKNAALLRMAELIKQNSSAIAAANAQDMEQAAAKGLEPALLDRLKLTESVVENMCEGLRQVAALPDPVGEMDEFRLRPNGLQIGKMRVPLGVIGMIYESRPNVTIDAAALCLKSGNACVLRGGSEAFHSNMAIAGLITQALRENSLPAAAVSLIENTSRESVGVMLQSADLIDVIIPRGGKSLVERISAEARVPVIKHLDGICHVYIDRAADAQKALDIAFNAKTSRYGTCNTMETLLVHESRAAEILPPLAAKYAAKGVELRGCARTRAILPDIQTASSKDWDTEYLAPILAVKVVESLSEAIVHINTHGSGHTDSIVTESYTDAQTFLRTVDSASVMVNASTRFADGFEYGLGAEIGISTDKIHVRGPVGLHGLTSQKWVVLGNGQTRE
- a CDS encoding LysR family transcriptional regulator produces the protein MHDIKPLLVFAAVLEQGSMNAAAAALGMTPSAVSQHITRLESLHGVKLLRRSTRRLAPTDAGRALLAHCHRLRHTLADMKTALNNLKTEAAGEVHLAATSGMVGTPMFQTALKRLQREYPDIRPVLHIGDRLIDMQQGGIDIAIRGGEHALDDADLIARHLVSWRWQIFAAPDYLARHPPIERPEQLHRHSWLHFVPVRATLRCAAESYLLDIADSMPCSQLSAVCALTVGGIGLSMQLGGEVRQYVQQGSLEVVLPQWLAPVVNIYAVTSYRVQSAKTEAVLKILQQVSAADDRSVAESGKTTDQAV
- a CDS encoding CopD family copper resistance protein; translation: MSVYSVAHIIHLFCAIVFVGGVFFETLVLSAIHSKDVPREARRTVEKAIMRRAVRVMPWVVGSVFLSGLTMAHRYAAAFAAPFSAPFNTQLCLKALLAFGVLAHFLIAIIKMRRNTLTAAWSKYIHLAVFCQMVLIVLLAKTMFYIAW
- a CDS encoding DUF935 family protein, with the translated sequence MPYRPDTPPDAGRLNVQGRALTDALVAELKKGETADNLLDRLTAAYPDMDDKALQNELARLIFLSGLVGKIEAAQEMGR
- a CDS encoding virulence factor TspB C-terminal domain-related protein; translation: MGSFEFDYAYICNVLRLIRPILITATIITCGFVAYGAVKEL
- a CDS encoding NAD(P)-dependent oxidoreductase, with the translated sequence MKIAVIGATGYVGNAVVQELASRGHEVTAFARNTDKVFQAGNVCAEAADVTAAGFSSRLKGFDAVVSAFNPGWGNPNIGADFTRGAHAIVEAAKAAQVPYLLMVGGAGSLYAAPGLQVIDTPDFPKEIYEGANAARHLLADLQQRNDVNWAFVSPPARLGADAGYSEERTGRYRLGKDDLLMENNDLPAGISVADLAVAIADDVENKAHLHQRFTVSAA
- a CDS encoding phage head morphogenesis protein, coding for MNPEDIKAVFGMQPEAAVAYLKQKGHHVSWDWQDMLDDAHATAFTVAKTAKMDVLDDIYSAALKALENGQTLEDFGRELTPVLQAKGWWGRKEVSNPDTGEVQTATLGSPHRLKTIYLTNMQSAYVAGRYAEMMDSADTHPYWQYVAVNNSRTRESHRLLHGKVYAATDPVWDTRYPPLDYRCRCRVKPLSEARGAAKVLPSPKLETITVDIRTNEYTGEERYAQRTGIRINGTFVAPNAGFNANQGKAMLSRMARVAAEKARAVHPDIARTAMKELAADKRFKNSLPKAVLAWVLDLLKG
- a CDS encoding glycine zipper 2TM domain-containing protein, whose protein sequence is MKSTIVKAIALLAVAGSLTACESMSRTQRNTATGAVIGGVAGNLIGGDTGSTLGGAALGGVIGSQVNRR
- a CDS encoding phage virion morphogenesis protein encodes the protein MLEISLDASQLEHGLSQLLKNATDTRPVMRAIATEMVSLTEDNFESEGWGGQKWKRSRRVADNGGKTLQLSGRIAAGISTQIGNGFARIGSNKKYAAIHYFGGKIEAEKKLIDTTIAIESLKSGL